One Streptomyces sp. P9-A2 DNA window includes the following coding sequences:
- a CDS encoding ROK family transcriptional regulator: MGAPPVKRTSRDIRTANRYEVLRQVIAESPTSRQELAAATGLSLATVATLVGELLDLGMITEVGFEDSAGGRPRGLVAVDAAGGALIGVDLAETYVRVELFDLALNVLARADEEMRPGENRPEQVVDHVASAVGSVTERAGVEPARVLGAGVSVPGQVNRATGVCEYAPNWDWHDVPLRDLLAERISHPLHLDNPLRACAVAELWFGAARGHGDAVVVNLGTGVGAGLVLGGGVHRGVSNSAGEWGHTTLVLDGRPCHCGDRGCVETYTGAPGIMLNLREVSPHSPMLRPDDQTATIDALARGVAAGDPVAVEVLGDTARYVGAGIADLINLFNPEVVVLSSWVAAAFGEPLLYAVRGAVTRHALRRPLAATRIALSPITTDPVCLGAATFALEGALQAAHKGTGTRANTATRGRGSGAGKP; the protein is encoded by the coding sequence ATGGGGGCACCTCCGGTGAAGCGCACCTCGCGGGACATCCGTACCGCCAACCGCTACGAGGTGCTGCGCCAGGTCATCGCCGAGTCCCCCACCTCACGGCAGGAGCTGGCGGCCGCCACCGGACTCAGTCTCGCGACGGTCGCCACCCTCGTCGGCGAGCTGCTCGACCTCGGCATGATCACCGAGGTCGGCTTCGAGGACTCGGCCGGCGGCCGTCCGCGCGGTCTGGTGGCCGTCGACGCGGCGGGCGGCGCCCTGATCGGCGTCGACCTCGCCGAGACGTACGTCCGGGTCGAGCTGTTCGACCTGGCGCTGAACGTGCTGGCCCGCGCCGACGAGGAGATGCGCCCCGGCGAGAACCGGCCCGAGCAGGTCGTGGACCATGTGGCCTCGGCGGTCGGCTCGGTGACGGAGCGGGCCGGCGTCGAACCCGCGCGGGTGCTCGGGGCCGGGGTGAGTGTGCCGGGCCAGGTGAACCGTGCCACGGGCGTCTGCGAGTACGCGCCGAACTGGGACTGGCACGACGTGCCGTTGCGGGACCTCCTCGCCGAGCGGATCTCCCACCCGCTGCACCTGGACAACCCGTTGCGCGCCTGCGCGGTGGCCGAGCTGTGGTTCGGGGCGGCGCGCGGGCACGGTGACGCGGTGGTGGTCAACCTCGGCACCGGGGTGGGCGCCGGGCTGGTCCTGGGCGGCGGGGTGCACCGGGGGGTCAGCAACAGCGCCGGTGAGTGGGGGCACACCACACTCGTCCTGGACGGGCGCCCGTGCCACTGCGGCGATCGCGGCTGCGTCGAGACGTACACCGGTGCGCCGGGGATCATGCTGAACCTGCGGGAGGTGAGCCCGCACAGCCCGATGCTGCGCCCCGACGACCAGACGGCCACGATCGACGCCCTGGCGCGGGGGGTGGCCGCGGGCGACCCGGTGGCGGTCGAGGTCCTCGGGGACACCGCCCGTTACGTCGGTGCCGGGATCGCCGACCTGATCAATCTGTTCAACCCGGAGGTGGTCGTGCTCAGCAGTTGGGTCGCGGCCGCGTTCGGCGAGCCCCTGCTCTACGCGGTGCGCGGGGCCGTCACCCGGCACGCGCTGCGCCGCCCGCTGGCCGCCACCCGGATCGCGCTCTCCCCGATCACCACCGATCCGGTCTGCCTGGGCGCGGCGACGTTCGCGCTGGAGGGCGCGTTGCAGGCGGCGCACAAGGGCACCGGCACGCGCGCCAACACGGCCACGCGAGGCCGCGGTTCCGGCGCCGGTAAGCCGTAA